Sequence from the Amphiprion ocellaris isolate individual 3 ecotype Okinawa chromosome 1, ASM2253959v1, whole genome shotgun sequence genome:
TGGGAGGGGTGTTTTTAAGACAAGAAAGGAGCCAGATCATGGCAcactcacacaaaaaaatcagagcAAATGCTCGTGATCAGGGAACCAAAAGCACAGTGCTATGTGTATTTTGTACTGACGTGTAGAAAACTGCCAAGCCAGTGGCAGgaacaaagaaaaggaagaatcGGTGTCCTTTTAATTATACTGACCTATTTATAACAGATGCCTTCATGCGTGTTGGTTTTGTTAGGCGCTCTGTCTTGTGGTGCTAAGCTATGCTGACATCCGGTCTTTGTTTGCACACAGTGTTAGGATCCATTCCTGTATGGTAAAttctttattgttttgatttgatATACACTCAGATATGTGAATTGTAGTGTGTATTATGATGTTGCAGtgtaaaatattgttaaaataatgCCATTGTTTACATGTCCAACACAAACAGTGATGGGCTTCTATAAGATACAAAGTGTATCATTGTTGTCATGCCAGTGATGCTGTTTTCTCTTGCAGTTTGTCCTATTGTTTTGCTACAATTTACCTCTAAGTCTGGACCATATcgatgtttgttttgttatcaTCATGACAGTTGTAGCTGTTTCTTTTGGAAACGACCAGTATTTACTCATGTTAACATTACTTTACTCAACACCCTGTAGTCACAATGTTCTCCTCTTATGCCAACCCAGGGAATTGTACAGCATATcaacatattttgtgtttatttgcaaGATAGAaatataataagaataaaaaaaaaactgtgtaacAATGTAATGACATcagtggttgtgctgttttggcTGTGCGCCTATAAAGGTGTACCAGCCTCTGGTGCTGTTTGATATTAATAGATGAAGTtcctgggaaaaaaataaacaaacaaagaaatggaGACATCCTGGGTACTGAACGTACAGCACACATCTCCCACACATTCTCTCTACAGTGATTAATGCCACTCTGAAAGGAGGCAGAGATGGCTGTTGCTAGGATACATGGCAAGGTGAAGTGCAAatgatttaaagaaaagaagagcAGGGCACCATTTACAAAGCATGGCATCATTGGCCATGTCCtctttatttcatgtgttttttttcccctttgttgaattttatttttctgttttccaagGTTGTGTATTTCTGAGGAGGGCACGAAAGAAAGGCGCCCAGTCAAAGCTCACCGGTTTTCTGTTCTCGTTCCTTCCACCTGGAATTAGGCTGCAATGGTTGGCAGTAGTCAAAGGCCCAAACCTGTTTGAGAGAGCCCTATGAACAGCAGATCCAATGGTAAGAGAGCTGGGTTCCTATTGGTGTAATCGCTGCATAGGGTTAAGCTTGCCAGACATTCATGTTTCTAGTTATTATTTGAAAggttgtaaattgtaaatttaattgCTGTTTCTACTTACAGAGATACATACTTTCCATAGACAATACAATTTCATGTTTGCTCAatctaaatacaataaataaaacaaatattttagtcAGCTGGACTTCTGGGTTCCAGGTTTTGCTAGAAatgacagataaataaataaaatagatatttttgttAAGTCATCCTTTTTATTGTCACTTGAGTATTATTTGGAAGGCTAGATTCAGAGAATATCCTGTCTTGGAAATAAATCATggctctccgtctctctctttGAGATGCTGTATAAAGCAGTGTTTTGAAGCCCTTGAATGGAAGGCTAAATAGGGAGATGTGAGATGAAAGGATGATAGAAAGAGGCTGCATTTTCTTTCCGCTCCACTATAATGGCCTTTTCACAATGTGTGGGCCCACAGGACATCAAAGGCCAGTGTTGGACAGACGAGGAGTCGGACGGGGAGAATGAATCGGAACAGTTCCTGTATGGCATTCAGGTACAGCTGTTACCTCTCTGCTGAATCTGGTGTTGTCAGGATATTGACATTGTGCTGTCATTAGTATTGCTATTCTGTGATGTCTTTTTGATATATGTTTTATAGCTTTGAAACGATCCCATaccatatttgaaaaaaaaaaaaagtccaataaCCACTACAATAGCCTCAAACTAGGTGTTTATAATGGGGTGTTTTTACACTAAtgatattatttaatttttttcctaatAAGCTGTACAAAACTATATTTAGCTGACTAACAAGTTCCACTTCTGTGATACGTTGGCACCCATATAGACTGTCTTTTTAATTTCATGCCACAAGATAAAGCTAGTCAAAGCAAACATATTTGATCCTTCTGTTATTGTTAAAACCTCAGGTGTTCTAATAATAAAAGTATGTAACTTAACCTGAGGAGAGTACATCAGAAAATACCAAAATTTGCAAAGACTGTGCTCTCTGTAAAAGGCACCAAGTACTGGAATAGTCTTCCATCATCTATTAGAGAAACTCCAACACTTGCCACATTTAAGCTTCACCTAAAACAGTGGCTTAAGGAAAACCAGgcctgtgaacatttttagtgtaactcttcttctgtttgtattgtgatgtgtttctctttttctgtcacctGCCTGGGGActacagatggaaattagcatttctgctataatctggcatatttacactGCTATTGTTGCatgtgttcattaatatgcactgtccctattaaataaactaataaataaataaataaataccatGTGCTGTTCACAATCAAACCTATCAAACCTAGTAGCAGTATGGCAGTTACATTATGTTTATCTTTTGCATGCtgcattttattgatatttttgcataattGACACAAAGGAAAACTCACCAACAACCTTATCCATCTTTTAATAAGCACGTTTAACCGCTGACACTGTACCAGAAAACCAGATGCTAGTTTTCAAGATACTCCTATAGACCTAAATATTGGTCAAGTGGAATTTTTATCCTAACAGTGGCGCCAGACAATAAGTCAGGGTTCACCAAATTCATTTAGAATGCCTCTAGTAGGGATTATGAATATTCAGACTAAATGTCATGGCAATGTGGTGAATAATTGTTGAGATATCTTACTCTGGTGGTGTCGAACAGATGGGCCAACTGAGTGACATTTCCGTCCTAATGCCTCACTGCTAGCAGGGCAAACATTTTAATTCATGTGAAGCAGGATATGTCACCGTTTTACAAGGTTTTAGGATTGGTCTTAAATATGAATGTGCAAACTCAAAAAATCAAATATCTAACACTGAACAACATGACAACTTCTGTAAATGTAGCATTCTCTTTCAAATTAGGTATCAGattattgtttcttttagtACTTTCACCCTGTGCAACCTTAACTATAAATCCCAAGCAACATTTGTCAAATTCATTTCCAGCCTCAGCATTTAATGTACCATCTTATCTCATAAAGTTCATTGCTTCATTTCCACATAAGATCTTAATCTGTTAGTTATCCCTTTTTTACTGTTATCTTCTGAGTCTTTTGATTGAAATGTAAATCCAGTCTGGGACGTAAagctcatttcagttcagtcagAGAACATGAAAGCAGTGTAGTGAAGATAAGGACGGAAGTGTGGGATCAGTTCTGCACACTCTGAGCTGAGGAGATGAGAGTCTGACTCCAAGTCTAGACACCAGGAACATGTATTACAGACTTGAGGcagctattattattaatactgaaaattGCTATTTGTGGCAAACACCAAATGTTCTGTTCTCCACGGAAAATATCAAATGTCAGAATGCAAAACAATcatggaaaaatacagaaagataaTTCGACGTTTTTTTTGTAACTCAACATTTGGTAATATACCACTGTTTGACATTCTGCTTCGAGAAACCCATATCATTCCAATAAATTATCATCAactacatttttagaaatgtactcatttttaactgtatttatttatttattggctaACATGAAATTATTCTAATGTTGAGTCAACGCTAGGAAAGCCTCCAGTTAATTAGGCACTGAAAAGTAATGCAGAATTACTCAGAATGAATTGATAACAATAATAGGCAACTTGCTAAAACTAACACAAGCAATGAACTTCAACTATGTGCAAATTGTAAGAAAATTCACCTTTATGCATTTGATAATGCTCAATAAGatcaaatttaaataatttgaaatgTCAAGTAAACAAATTTAGAACATAGCAGCTGCAatagttgtttttgtctgatggGACTGTGGGGTGTGGGGGTATGTCTGAACAACAAGGCTGGGAACCATTGAGAATTCATTCACTGCTATAACTGTGACCAGTGCTGCTTGTTGCAGGGAAGCTGTGCCGCTGACCTGTACCGTCACCCTCAACTGGATGCAGACATCGAGGCTGTAAAAGACATCTACACTGACAGTGCTGTCTCTGTCAGGTACAATGcagatacacagacacacacatgcacagttttCTTCATTTAGATCTCAGCTACACACCTGCAAAGTTTCATGATTGCATGTTGTGACACTATCATGTTGACACACTCTGACCACACACAgtgctgtttctttttgttccaACACTCAGAcatgtgtgcgtatgtgtgcaGAGTGTTATTTGTAATTGTAGTTTGATAGATGATTATGACAGTAGATAAAACAATTGATATTTTTTGGCTCAGTtgactgaattatttttatggGGTCATGGGGCTCAGGGAATTGCAGTCATTACTACATTATCACATGGTTACATGAGTATTCAAAACTCATTGGTTTAAACACCCACCCATCAGCCTTCATTTTGACCTCGACTGCAAAGTTTCGAGACTATATCTTGTACGGTTGCGACGCTATCTTGTTGGcaaaatctgtccaaagaaagaaatagaaatagCACCTTTGTGGTAGCTCATACAACAGTAGTTGTCTCCAGGGCCACATTTTGCatggtgacacacacacaactataGACTAGAGTGAAAACAATACCAGCGATGCTGTCTTATTTTTCCCTCGGGGGAAAAACAGTTGGAATTATCAGAGTAAGACATTTTATATATAAGTGCTacacagtggagtagtggttagcactttcaccttgcagcgagaagatccctggttcacgtcccggctttcccgggatctttctgcatggagtttgcatgttctccctgtgcatgcgtgggtttctccgggtactccggcttcctcccacagtccaaaaatatgctgaggttaattgatcattctaaattgcccgtaggtgtgaatgcgtgagtgattgtttgtctatatatgtagccctgcgacagactggcgacctgtctagggtgtcccctgccttcgcctgagtcagctgggatagactccagccccccccacgaccctagtgaggattaagcggtgtatagataatggatggatggatggatggacattttaTATAGCTTCTAATTAATAactctgttgtgtctctgtacAGGGAGTATGGAACCATTGATGATGTGGACATCGATCTTCATATTAACATCGGTTTCTTAGATGTGAGTCAGCATTCTCCTTTCACTGCAAACACCTCCTCTGACTTTGCCCATTACTATTCTAACGTTGACATTTTGCAAAGTAACACATCATTTATAATGTATCGTGTGCTCATAATTAATTTATGTAATGAGAAATGGCCCTAATTAGGATGCTAACTCcttatatttgtgtgtatgtgtgtacgtgtgtgtgtctgactcagGAGGAGGTTGCGACAGCTTGGAAAGTTATCAGAACAGAGCCCATTATTCTGAGACTACGCTTTTCTCTTTCTCAGTACCTCGATGGACCTGGTGAGTAAAGATGTCAGTGTGGATGTTGGTTTTCTGGGAGGGACTTTAGATATTTGTGCCACTCACTGAGCGTGGGAGGTGAGTACAATACGTGCTATACAAGAGGGAGAGTGAAAGAAAGAGTCTGTGTGTATCTGGGCGCTGTGTAATAATGTTAGTCATCTTTATTCAGAGCCATCAGTAGAAGTGTTCCAGCCTTCAAATAAAGAAGGATTCAGCCTGGGCCTGCAGCTCAAAAAGTAAGTGATGTGATCTGCTATATTTGGCACTAACAGTATTTTTACTGAAATTTTGCACTATAGAtgtcattgtttaactccagtTCACTATAAAATATGTACAATTTTCATAATCAAAGTGTGCAGCagcaagcttttttttttagaaaatagtTTTCAGGATAGTTTATATGTTGGGAGCTAATTGAAAGTGAGTTATTCAGCCTGCATCAGGTCCACTCACATTTCTTGCTTCCTGACTCTCCTGTCATGTAATATGGCAGGATCCTGAGCACGTTCACCTCACAGCAGTGGAAGCACCTCAGTAATGAGTTCCTCAAGGCCCAGCAGGAGAAGAGGCACAGCTGGTTCAAAGCTGGAGGAACCATCAAGAAGTTCCGTGCCGGTCTCAGCATCTTCTCCCCCATCCCAAAGTAGGTCTCACTTTCTCACTCTCTTGCTCTGTCAAGGCATCTAATCTACCAGAACCTAGCACTCCAACCCAGAGTAAACTTTAAGTTGtaatttgttatattttcaaAGAATAAATGTGCATGTTTGTATTGTCtaagtataatataatataattagtGGTGTGACATGattcaaaaaaataatctaattaagtggagactttgtaattaattaatcacgattcatcacatttttgtcaaatagcaatatttcaCACAATCAGCAAAATCTTTCAATTCAAATTAATTTcggttgacgactgaatcgatgaatagacatatacgtgaacttaaacaacaaaaatgtttttgtttcatttatatttatctgcatttttcatctatctactacattcacagattactacAAACTGCCATTAAAGTGAttacattcaacattttaagactttatgtaaactcaaacactttgaatgtcttgaaaagtggtctgttGTGGGCTGGCTACACCAtttgccggtaccaggactgtcatagctaatgtgtccacaggatccgtcaatttctcgcatcccattcattgtctatgtgaaacgcaccgcattgcatgctggttgcgTTGCAGCATGTTTCGAGCTGCGTTCTGGTGCGTTTCcccagagctcatttgcataaagtagacttgacttctattttatgcaaatccGGCGCAGGCAGCAGAGGTCCGATGCATAGCGAAATATTCGTTAcatgtctaaactagccgtcaaactaaaatgaggacagattcagcaactgcacagcttatttctcacctcaaatgctttcagaaatattttttgatgaagtgtttgtgtaataaaagagaaagtttgtggcTGAGCTGCCATATTGGTCTGATGTTTCTACTGGACTAAAGCtaaagtgctgtcatgtgaccagctaGTGGCCCACTACAGTACATCCTATACATCTTCTTCGCAActggcaaacagacttcagGTGTATTACCACCACCTACCAGGCTCGAGTGCTCgtcagtgttaccagtgtgcctGAAATtggggaactgagaaaggtgtgattaaatgccttattttttttaatgcgctattttttctataattaattaattgaaattaatgcAGATAagtataaatgaaacaaaaacatttttgttgtttaagttcatgtgtatgtctattcatcgattcagtcgtcaaccaaaattaatttgaattgaaagactttgcttattgtgtcaaatattgttatttgacaaaaatgtgattaagcgtgattaattaattacaaagcttCTAATTagttagattatttttttaatcatgtcccaccactaaatataatataatataatataatataatataatataatataatataatataatataatataatataatataatataatataatataatataatataatatattgaTATAAAACAGTAATAAGGATTGTGGGAACATTTGAGCCGATgctaatgcagatttttttttttttatatttcttcatCGTATTGAAAATCGTTTCAatctttgcaaatgttttaagGAAATAATTATATCCTTAGCTAGTTGGTAATTATCTGTTAGCTGTCATTCATAGTTGGTtggtatttgttgtttttgattgtaTTTGGAAGTGTAAGCCAGAAATAGTGCAATATTATATACATACATTTCTGCATTGTTCACTTTGTAGAATGAATCAAACTGAGGTTGAGGGTTTCATGATATACAGTGTTGTGCACACCTACAGTTTTGTGAGATTTAAGTCTGTACTTTGATCAAAAAACATTTGACACAGGATATAGGTAAGATAGTGATGAAAATACTATATGAAGGCCTCTCTGAAAAGGCGAACAGCAGACAGGAAAAGGAGCTGTGACGCAGCATTGTGCAGGACGACTTCAATTCAAAATTTGACAATATCAACTAATTTCGTCTTGGGGGGAACTACTCTTCTCTGTTTCTGACTTACTCAGGAATGCTTTGACAGTTATAGGTGTACAGGGGATTAAATCCCAGCCCACTCGATAGAGGTCAGCTTCACTAACTACTAGACTGTCTTGACATCCTCATGACTTGACAGGAGTCTCATGTCGGGTGGGTACATGGATAATGCATTGAGAGCAATGGTAGAAGTGCACACCGGTTCCTGTATTTTAACACTTAGTGACTAAAGCTACTGTCTGAGCAGATTTCAGTTGTCTGAGCTGGTATGTACTGTTAGGGCAGCATGAGTGACTGGCAGCATGCGTATTTCTTCAGTAATACAATACAGTTAATGAGATATTGAACATACCTGATTGTAGCTGATGAGATTTTGGATATGGTAGTACTAATTAAGATTTCAGTCATAGCAACATTACAGTAATAGCAAAAAAGCAGTAGCTTTAACATTTAAAGCTAAACATTTTCTACTTTGAGACCAAACTTTACTATATTTGACTCTTACAAGGACAAAGAGAAACTTAGCATTTCTTTACCTTACAGTGGTTTGATTTCCAGTGacatgctgtgtgttttggtctTTGCCAGGTCTCCAAGTTTTCCTCTGATCCAAGACACAGTTTTAAAAGGGAAGCTGAGTGTCCCTGAGCTGAGAGTGACGCGCCTGATGAACCGCTCCATCTCATGTACCATGAAGAACCCGAAAGGGGAACTCTTCAGCTATCCACCAAATAGCCAGGTCAGTGCCTGTCCGGACAAATTAGAACCCAAATGTCAGATGTTTCAAGTTTAATTtgtgtaaattaacaaaaatgaagCGTTTCCCCACTTATTTGTCCTTAATCTATCTCACTCACCTGTCACATTGTGGTAATAGTGTTTTTATTATAACTCTGAGGCGTTTCACTTCACATTCCTCACATTTACTTGTAACAGTGCTGATGTAGAAACTCATAATGCTGTTCAAAGGTGTTCAAAATCCTTCACAACTCTGCAAAATGTTAATGCTGAAGTACTTTAGTCACTTTATATTGTGTTTGAATCCACTGTGACCCACTCTGACCCTCTTCTCAGTCACCCGCCACCTGCACTGTTCCCACCTGAGCCTTTCCCCACCTTTACCGTAACATGGCTGCTGCACCCTTTCCCATAATGCTTTGTCTTCACTTGACTCATCAGACTGTGGCTGTCCCGGCGGCCAGGGCCCCTGCGCAGATTACCACGAGGCAGCtgattgaattgtttttctcATCCCAGGCGGGCGGCCACTGCAAGAACATCCCTACCTTGGAGTACGGCTTCTTAGTGCAGGTTAGATTCAAGAAGATATGAATGCGCTTATAAAAGCAGTTACACACCCTATCTGGGTCGCTGGGCTTAGGAAAAACACCTGTGCAGCATTTATAGAGCAATAAAACATCCTGGTATTGTTTATAAGTACAGCATATAAGAATAGTAAACAGTATCTGGCAAGTGATTTATAAAAGTCTCCTTGTAATGTTTAAGTGTCTCTGTATATATGCTTCAAAAAAGGCCCATCGTACAACCTGTCTGTTATATTAGCTATTTATATTGGAGATTGTGTACCTGCTTAAGGGACACTGTTGTTCTAGCAGCAAAGAGCGGATTAATCGAGCCAAAACTGGTCTGTTTTAGCAATTCTGCCAAACTCCAGTATGAGGCAGTGCTGGAGGTGGGAGTTATAACTGGGAACACTGCTGTGCTTTTCTCTGAACAGATAATGAAGTATTCAGAACAGAGGATCCCCACGCTTAATGAGTACTGTGTGGTCTGTGATGAGCAGCACGTCTTTCAGAACGGATCCATGCTGAAGGTATCAGAGACGAAAAAGAGGAACATATGGATTTATAACATGGATATGTAATACAGATTTATAAACCTTTTCATATCAGTGGAAAAATCACTACTAAAAAATTATCTACGGggtgtttttctctttcagtaATATGATCCTGTTAATGGATTTTTCAATAATGGAGAAGAGAGCGTGTGAATGAATGTGCTTTTTATTGAATAGTATTGCACGCTGAAATGAGTGTATTTCCATCCATCTTGGTGTGTGTTAATGCAGCCGGCTGTGTGCACCAGGgagctgtgtgtgttctcctTCTACACTCTGGGTGTGATGTCTGGAGCTGCTGAGGAGGTGGCCACCGGAGCAGAGGTGACAACAGCACACCAGACAGTTTATGATATAATTTAGAttacttgtgttgttttctggaaTAGTTTCTTTCTATTTTCCCAAAAATTTCCCCCAAATTACCTTCATCTAAGTAAGAAAAAAGCCCACAAACACCAAGATACTGATGTTCATTTCTAATTATTTGTAGTTTATATATGCTATTGGAACTGCGCCAAGttcaactgtcaataaaagcataaaaagagTCAATAACAGCAATGGCTAAAAACTGAAAGTCTAAATGTAAAATCCCTCTTGTCCCAGGTGGTGGATCTACTTGTGGCTATGTGTCGAGCTGCTCTTGAGTCTCCCCGAAAGAGCATCATCTTTGAGCCCTACCCATCAGTCGTCGATCCCAATGACCCCAAGACTCTGGCCTTCAACCCAAAGGTCAGCATCCCCACCGCACAATGC
This genomic interval carries:
- the LOC111567616 gene encoding protein mono-ADP-ribosyltransferase PARP6 isoform X2; translated protein: MDIKGQCWTDEESDGENESEQFLYGIQCCLLQGSCAADLYRHPQLDADIEAVKDIYTDSAVSVREYGTIDDVDIDLHINIGFLDEEVATAWKVIRTEPIILRLRFSLSQYLDGPEPSVEVFQPSNKEGFSLGLQLKKILSTFTSQQWKHLSNEFLKAQQEKRHSWFKAGGTIKKFRAGLSIFSPIPKSPSFPLIQDTVLKGKLSVPELRVTRLMNRSISCTMKNPKGELFSYPPNSQTVAVPAARAPAQITTRQLIELFFSSQAGGHCKNIPTLEYGFLVQIMKYSEQRIPTLNEYCVVCDEQHVFQNGSMLKPAVCTRELCVFSFYTLGVMSGAAEEVATGAEVVDLLVAMCRAALESPRKSIIFEPYPSVVDPNDPKTLAFNPKKNYERLQKALDSVMSIREMTQGSYLEIKKQMDKLDPLAHPLLQWIISSNRSHIVKLPLSRQLKFMHTSHQFLLLSSPPAKEARFRTAKKLYGSTFAFHGSHIENWHSVLRNGLVNASYTKLQLHGAAYGKGIYLSPISSISFGYSGMGKGQHRMPTKDELVQRYNRMNTIPQSRPIQSRFLQSRNLNCIALCEVITSKDLQKHGNIWVCPVSDHVCTRFFFVYEDGQVGDANINTQEPKVQKEIMRVIGTQIYSS
- the LOC111567616 gene encoding protein mono-ADP-ribosyltransferase PARP6 isoform X6, which gives rise to MDIKGQCWTDEESDGENESEQFLYGIQGSCAADLYRHPQLDADIEAVKDIYTDSAVSVREYGTIDDVDIDLHINIGFLDEEVATAWKVIRTEPIILRLRFSLSQYLDGPEPSVEVFQPSNKEGFSLGLQLKKILSTFTSQQWKHLSNEFLKAQQEKRHSWFKAGGTIKKFRAGLSIFSPIPKSPSFPLIQDTVLKGKLSVPELRVTRLMNRSISCTMKNPKGELFSYPPNSQAGGHCKNIPTLEYGFLVQIMKYSEQRIPTLNEYCVVCDEQHVFQNGSMLKPAVCTRELCVFSFYTLGVMSGAAEEVATGAEVVDLLVAMCRAALESPRKSIIFEPYPSVVDPNDPKTLAFNPKKKNYERLQKALDSVMSIREMTQGSYLEIKKQMDKLDPLAHPLLQWIISSNRSHIVKLPLSRQLKFMHTSHQFLLLSSPPAKEARFRTAKKLYGSTFAFHGSHIENWHSVLRNGLVNASYTKLQLHGAAYGKGIYLSPISSISFGYSGMGKGQHRMPTKDELVQRYNRMNTIPQSRPIQSRFLQSRNLNCIALCEVITSKDLQKHGNIWVCPVSDHVCTRFFFVYEDGQVGDANINTQEPKVQKEIMRVIGTQIYSS
- the LOC111567616 gene encoding protein mono-ADP-ribosyltransferase PARP6 isoform X3, with product MDIKGQCWTDEESDGENESEQFLYGIQGSCAADLYRHPQLDADIEAVKDIYTDSAVSVREYGTIDDVDIDLHINIGFLDEEVATAWKVIRTEPIILRLRFSLSQYLDGPEPSVEVFQPSNKEGFSLGLQLKKILSTFTSQQWKHLSNEFLKAQQEKRHSWFKAGGTIKKFRAGLSIFSPIPKSPSFPLIQDTVLKGKLSVPELRVTRLMNRSISCTMKNPKGELFSYPPNSQTVAVPAARAPAQITTRQLIELFFSSQAGGHCKNIPTLEYGFLVQIMKYSEQRIPTLNEYCVVCDEQHVFQNGSMLKPAVCTRELCVFSFYTLGVMSGAAEEVATGAEVVDLLVAMCRAALESPRKSIIFEPYPSVVDPNDPKTLAFNPKKKNYERLQKALDSVMSIREMTQGSYLEIKKQMDKLDPLAHPLLQWIISSNRSHIVKLPLSRQLKFMHTSHQFLLLSSPPAKEARFRTAKKLYGSTFAFHGSHIENWHSVLRNGLVNASYTKLQLHGAAYGKGIYLSPISSISFGYSGMGKGQHRMPTKDELVQRYNRMNTIPQSRPIQSRFLQSRNLNCIALCEVITSKDLQKHGNIWVCPVSDHVCTRFFFVYEDGQVGDANINTQEPKVQKEIMRVIGTQIYSS
- the LOC111567616 gene encoding protein mono-ADP-ribosyltransferase PARP6 isoform X5 — its product is MDIKGQCWTDEESDGENESEQFLYGIQCCLLQGSCAADLYRHPQLDADIEAVKDIYTDSAVSVREYGTIDDVDIDLHINIGFLDEEVATAWKVIRTEPIILRLRFSLSQYLDGPEPSVEVFQPSNKEGFSLGLQLKKILSTFTSQQWKHLSNEFLKAQQEKRHSWFKAGGTIKKFRAGLSIFSPIPKSPSFPLIQDTVLKGKLSVPELRVTRLMNRSISCTMKNPKGELFSYPPNSQAGGHCKNIPTLEYGFLVQIMKYSEQRIPTLNEYCVVCDEQHVFQNGSMLKPAVCTRELCVFSFYTLGVMSGAAEEVATGAEVVDLLVAMCRAALESPRKSIIFEPYPSVVDPNDPKTLAFNPKKKNYERLQKALDSVMSIREMTQGSYLEIKKQMDKLDPLAHPLLQWIISSNRSHIVKLPLSRQLKFMHTSHQFLLLSSPPAKEARFRTAKKLYGSTFAFHGSHIENWHSVLRNGLVNASYTKLQLHGAAYGKGIYLSPISSISFGYSGMGKGQHRMPTKDELVQRYNRMNTIPQSRPIQSRFLQSRNLNCIALCEVITSKDLQKHGNIWVCPVSDHVCTRFFFVYEDGQVGDANINTQEPKVQKEIMRVIGTQIYSS
- the LOC111567616 gene encoding protein mono-ADP-ribosyltransferase PARP6 isoform X4, with the protein product MDIKGQCWTDEESDGENESEQFLYGIQCCLLQGSCAADLYRHPQLDADIEAVKDIYTDSAVSVREYGTIDDVDIDLHINIGFLDYLDGPEPSVEVFQPSNKEGFSLGLQLKKILSTFTSQQWKHLSNEFLKAQQEKRHSWFKAGGTIKKFRAGLSIFSPIPKSPSFPLIQDTVLKGKLSVPELRVTRLMNRSISCTMKNPKGELFSYPPNSQTVAVPAARAPAQITTRQLIELFFSSQAGGHCKNIPTLEYGFLVQIMKYSEQRIPTLNEYCVVCDEQHVFQNGSMLKPAVCTRELCVFSFYTLGVMSGAAEEVATGAEVVDLLVAMCRAALESPRKSIIFEPYPSVVDPNDPKTLAFNPKKKNYERLQKALDSVMSIREMTQGSYLEIKKQMDKLDPLAHPLLQWIISSNRSHIVKLPLSRQLKFMHTSHQFLLLSSPPAKEARFRTAKKLYGSTFAFHGSHIENWHSVLRNGLVNASYTKLQLHGAAYGKGIYLSPISSISFGYSGMGKGQHRMPTKDELVQRYNRMNTIPQSRPIQSRFLQSRNLNCIALCEVITSKDLQKHGNIWVCPVSDHVCTRFFFVYEDGQVGDANINTQEPKVQKEIMRVIGTQIYSS
- the LOC111567616 gene encoding protein mono-ADP-ribosyltransferase PARP6 isoform X1; this translates as MDIKGQCWTDEESDGENESEQFLYGIQCCLLQGSCAADLYRHPQLDADIEAVKDIYTDSAVSVREYGTIDDVDIDLHINIGFLDEEVATAWKVIRTEPIILRLRFSLSQYLDGPEPSVEVFQPSNKEGFSLGLQLKKILSTFTSQQWKHLSNEFLKAQQEKRHSWFKAGGTIKKFRAGLSIFSPIPKSPSFPLIQDTVLKGKLSVPELRVTRLMNRSISCTMKNPKGELFSYPPNSQTVAVPAARAPAQITTRQLIELFFSSQAGGHCKNIPTLEYGFLVQIMKYSEQRIPTLNEYCVVCDEQHVFQNGSMLKPAVCTRELCVFSFYTLGVMSGAAEEVATGAEVVDLLVAMCRAALESPRKSIIFEPYPSVVDPNDPKTLAFNPKKKNYERLQKALDSVMSIREMTQGSYLEIKKQMDKLDPLAHPLLQWIISSNRSHIVKLPLSRQLKFMHTSHQFLLLSSPPAKEARFRTAKKLYGSTFAFHGSHIENWHSVLRNGLVNASYTKLQLHGAAYGKGIYLSPISSISFGYSGMGKGQHRMPTKDELVQRYNRMNTIPQSRPIQSRFLQSRNLNCIALCEVITSKDLQKHGNIWVCPVSDHVCTRFFFVYEDGQVGDANINTQEPKVQKEIMRVIGTQIYSS